In one window of Henckelia pumila isolate YLH828 chromosome 1, ASM3356847v2, whole genome shotgun sequence DNA:
- the LOC140874822 gene encoding LEAF RUST 10 DISEASE-RESISTANCEUS RECEPTOR-LIKE PROTEIN KINASE-like 1.5, translating to MPPPSPPPCSSSVKFTIFFFLVAFLPFFTTVAASHPCSTLPPKTHTLCPPFTSAPPFPFSFSAGCGHPSFQISCSQPSRAATISINELSFSLLQFEPNSTSLTISPNPLPPPAPHLNNCSSPQIISTLNRSISLSGSIFRVSDSSCSRLSALKPCPPLNLPNCSQCSWECKLIKDPLYLIHDCGGSSGRHREDFQPECQGDVLGFLDRILKLGIEIEWDEDQDSYFRSCKSCTLRNGICGFNSSDPKKPFICFPSQTTTKQQSPNKVAILSIIFLFICSLIALSVIIVTFGSRRKAIKNAEEDPTSIFLRRHRSASLLPPVFTYEELDSATNRFDLKRKIGDGGFGSVYLGQLQDGRLVAVKHLHKQNSAAAGGAKGFATKSFCNEILILSSINHPNLVKLHGYCSDPRGLILVYDYVPNGTLSEHLHGKKSMYKEGSLTWNARIDIAVQTAMAIEYLHFSVVPPVVHRDITSLNIFMEKDLRVKLGDFGLSRLLVCSETTLSLNDSSEGVWTGPQGTPGYLDPDYYRSFRLNEKSDIYSFGVVLLELITGMRAVDEKREKREMTLVDLAVPRIQMGLLHQVVDPVLVVDGEAMEGVNSVAELAFRCVAADKDDRPDARDVAAELRRIKGRGRGSGGGVLKGSNSSNVVVPDEFGGLMV from the coding sequence ATGCCGCCGCCGTCACCTCCGCCGTGTTCCTCCTCCGTCAAGTTCACCATTTTCTTCTTCCTTGTAGCATTCCTTCCATTCTTTACCACCGTAGCAGCATCCCACCCTTGCTCAACTCTGCCACCCAAAACCCATACCTTGTGCCCCCCTTTCACCTCTGCGCCGCCGTTTCCGTTCTCATTCTCCGCCGGCTGCGGCCACCCTTCTTTCCAAATCTCCTGCTCGCAACCCTCACGCGCCGCCACTATCTCAATCAACGAGCTTTCGTTCTCGCTGCTCCAGTTTGAGCCCAACTCAACCTCCCTCACCATCTCCCCCAATCCGCTCCCGCCGCCTGCACCCCACCTCAATAATTGCTCTTCCCCGCAAATAATCTCCACTCTCAACAGATCCATTTCGCTTTCCGGGTCGATATTTCGGGTCTCGGATTCTTCATGCTCCCGACTTTCCGCTCTGAAACCATGTCCGCCACTGAATCTACCCAACTGCAGCCAGTGTTCATGGGAATGCAAGCTTATTAAAGATCCTTTGTATCTTATACACGACTGCGGCGGCTCCTCCGGCCGACACCGCGAAGACTTTCAACCGGAATGCCAAGGCGATGTTCTTGGATTTCTGGACAGGATATTGAAATTAGGGATTGAAATAGAGTGGGACGAAGATCAAGATTCTTACTTTCGGAGCTGCAAATCTTGCACACTCCGCAATGGAATCTGTGGGTTTAACTCATCTGATCCCAAGAAACCATTCATTTGTTTTCCATCTCAGACCACGACCAAGCAGCAAAGCCCGAATAAGGTTGCCATTTTGTCCATAATTTTCCTGTTTATTTGTTCATTGATTGCTCTCTCAGTGATCATTGTGACATTCGGATCGAGAAGAAAAGCTATAAAGAATGCAGAAGAAGATCCTACCAGTATTTTCCTTCGGCGGCACCGCTCCGCCAGTCTACTCCCGCCGGTATTCACCTACGAAGAGCTCGACTCGGCCACCAATCGGTTCGACCTAAAACGGAAAATTGGCGACGGAGGATTCGGTTCAGTGTACTTAGGCCAGCTCCAAGATGGTAGATTAGTGGCCGTGAAACACCTCCACAAGCAAAACTCGGCCGCAGCCGGTGGAGCTAAAGGGTTCGCCACAAAGTCTTTTTGCAATGAGATCTTGATATTGTCATCGATTAACCATCCGAATTTGGTCAAGCTTCATGGGTATTGCAGTGATCCAAGAGGCCTAATCCTGGTATATGATTATGTACCAAATGGCACTTTATCTGAGCATCTTCATGGAAAGAAGAGTATGTACAAAGAAGGGTCTTTAACATGGAATGCAAGAATAGATATTGCGGTTCAAACAGCGATGGCCATTGAGTATTTACACTTCTCAGTAGTGCCCCCTGTAGTTCACAGAGACATAACTTCATTAAACATATTTATGGAGAAAGACTTGAGGGTGAAATTGGGGGATTTCGGGTTGTCGAGACTTTTAGTCTGCTCAGAGACAACGTTGTCTTTGAATGACTCATCGGAAGGTGTTTGGACGGGGCCTCAGGGCACTCCCGGGTATCTGGATCCTGATTATTACAGGTCTTTCCGGTTGAACGAGAAGAGCGATATATATAGCTTTGGAGTCGTGTTGTTAGAATTGATAACAGGGATGAGAGCCGTCGACGAAAAGAGGGAGAAGAGGGAGATGACATTGGTTGATTTGGCAGTGCCAAGAATCCAGATGGGGCTGTTGCATCAGGTGGTGGATCCTGTTTTAGTCGTGGATGGGGAAGCGATGGAGGGAGTTAACTCGGTGGCGGAGCTTGCATTCCGGTGTGTGGCAGCTGATAAAGATGATAGGCCAGACGCCAGGGACGTGGCGGCTGAGCTGAGGAGGATAAAAGGCCGAGGACGAGGCAGTGGTGGCGGTGTTTTGAAGGGTTCAAATTCGAGTAATGTGGTCGTTCCTGATGAGTTTGGAGGGCTAATGGTTTGA
- the LOC140887918 gene encoding transcription factor RSL3-like: MHTVFTFSEAKNSKGKARASRCSASDPQSLYARRRREKINERLRILQNLVLMEPSTMLEEAVHYVKFLQLQIKLLSSDELWMFAPIAYNGMDIGLYHKISSNLWYTVNLVVFFIDKKLPELPNRFGAAQHFCSH, from the exons ATGCATACAGTATTCACTTTTTCCGAAGCTAAAAACTCCAAAGGCAAAGCAAGAGCTAGCAGGTGTTCTGCATCTGATCCCCAAAGCCTTTATGCAAgg AGGAGACGAGAGAAAATCAATGAGAGATTGAGGATCTTGCAGAATCTTGTCCTAATGGAACCAAG CACAATGCTGGAAGAGGCTGTTCACTACGTGAAGTTCTTACAGCTTCAAATTAAG TTGCTAAGCTCGGATGAATTATGGATGTTTGCACCAATTGCATACAATGGAATGGACATTGGCCTTTATCACAAGATTTCTTCAAATCTGTG GTACACTGTTAATTTGGTGGTGTTCTTTATCGACAAAAAATTGCCAG AACTTCCAAATCGGTTTGGAGCTGCGCAACACTTCTGCTCCCATTGA